A stretch of the Proteus sp. ZN5 genome encodes the following:
- a CDS encoding 1-acylglycerol-3-phosphate O-acyltransferase has protein sequence MLAIIRGIIVILYTIIVVTFGMIYCMFSPRNPKHVMTYGRLFGKLSTVFGIKLVERFPKEAESYGPSIYIGNHQNNFDMVTMSNAVQPNTVTVGKKSLIFIPFFGQLYWITGNILIDRANRSKAHGTISQVADQIKLKKISVWMFPEGTRSRGRGLLPFKTGAFHAAIQAGVPIIPVCVSTTQDKIKLNRWNNGYVIVEMLPPIDVSKYTKDQVRELAEECRQIMKAKIEELDKEVEEMNKRDFPGKLN, from the coding sequence ATGTTAGCCATTATTCGAGGCATCATTGTCATTCTTTACACCATTATAGTGGTGACGTTTGGAATGATTTATTGCATGTTTTCACCAAGAAATCCTAAGCATGTAATGACTTATGGACGCTTATTCGGCAAGTTATCGACTGTTTTTGGTATCAAGCTCGTTGAACGTTTTCCAAAAGAAGCAGAAAGCTATGGCCCAAGTATTTATATCGGAAACCATCAAAATAATTTTGATATGGTGACGATGTCAAATGCAGTACAACCTAACACCGTAACAGTGGGTAAAAAAAGCTTAATTTTCATTCCTTTTTTTGGTCAGCTATATTGGATAACAGGTAATATTTTGATTGATAGAGCAAACCGCTCTAAAGCACATGGCACTATTTCACAAGTTGCTGACCAAATTAAATTGAAGAAGATTTCTGTGTGGATGTTCCCAGAAGGAACTCGTAGCCGTGGTCGTGGCCTTTTACCGTTTAAAACAGGTGCATTCCATGCCGCCATTCAAGCAGGTGTGCCTATTATTCCGGTTTGTGTTTCTACAACGCAGGATAAAATTAAGCTAAACCGTTGGAATAATGGCTACGTTATTGTTGAAATGTTGCCTCCAATTGATGTTTCAAAATACACCAAAGATCAAGTTCGAGAATTAGCAGAAGAATGTCGTCAAATTATGAAAGCGAAAATCGAAGAGCTGGATAAAGAAGTTGAAGAAATGAATAAGCGTGATTTTCCCGGTAAATTAAATTAA
- the ftsP gene encoding cell division protein FtsP, producing the protein MSFSRRQFIQASGLAVCLGSISSSVRAESVNDKQLPIPPLLESRRGQPLFLTLQNVHWAFNGTQKAEVWGINGSTPGPTIKVKSGDDIKLIYSNRLNEAVSMTVSGLLVPGTQVGGAARLMSPGAYWSPVLPIRQKAATCWYHANTPFKMAPHVYNGLVGMWIVEDEESKSLPLPKHYGVNDFPIIIQDKRIDNFGTPQYDKEAASDGFYGDTLLVNGREDPYIEVSRGWIRLRLVNASNARRYELTANDGRSLYLIASDQGILTSPVELKSIPMAPGERREVLVDMSEGGEVTITAGQSAGFMDRLRGIFEPSDLLRNANVLTIKPTGLMSLVTDKAPAQLAVDDTQITTSIQPRTIQLHNSPPGINNARWELSRIDLVGRQNGWERWLVTVPTPQPFHIEGARFKVINHNGQKPTPADFGWKDTVWIDNQSELLVELKQPSYSHFPFLYYSQLLENADKGMVGQMEITPLE; encoded by the coding sequence ATGTCATTTAGTCGTCGCCAGTTTATTCAGGCTTCAGGCTTAGCGGTATGTCTGGGCTCAATATCTTCTTCTGTTCGTGCTGAATCAGTCAATGATAAACAATTACCTATACCGCCATTGTTGGAATCTCGTCGTGGTCAGCCTCTATTTTTGACTTTGCAAAATGTGCATTGGGCGTTTAATGGTACGCAAAAAGCGGAAGTCTGGGGGATCAATGGCTCAACACCGGGACCAACAATCAAAGTCAAAAGCGGCGATGATATAAAACTCATTTATAGCAACCGTCTTAATGAAGCAGTATCAATGACGGTGAGCGGTTTATTAGTTCCGGGAACTCAAGTCGGTGGTGCGGCAAGATTAATGTCACCCGGCGCTTATTGGTCGCCGGTATTGCCTATTCGTCAGAAAGCAGCAACATGTTGGTATCACGCCAATACTCCCTTTAAAATGGCACCTCATGTTTATAATGGATTGGTGGGAATGTGGATCGTGGAAGATGAAGAGAGCAAATCTCTCCCTTTACCAAAACATTATGGTGTAAATGATTTTCCGATCATTATTCAAGATAAACGTATCGATAATTTTGGTACGCCACAATATGATAAAGAAGCTGCTAGTGATGGTTTTTATGGTGATACATTGTTAGTCAATGGACGTGAAGATCCCTATATTGAAGTCTCAAGAGGATGGATCCGCTTACGTTTAGTTAATGCATCGAATGCTCGCCGTTATGAACTAACTGCAAATGATGGTCGCTCACTTTACCTTATCGCCTCTGATCAAGGGATATTAACATCTCCGGTAGAGCTGAAATCAATTCCAATGGCTCCGGGTGAGCGACGTGAAGTATTGGTTGATATGTCTGAAGGTGGTGAAGTCACAATTACCGCAGGGCAAAGCGCCGGCTTTATGGATAGGCTCCGTGGTATTTTTGAACCTTCAGATTTACTACGTAATGCCAATGTATTAACCATTAAACCAACCGGATTAATGTCGTTAGTGACAGATAAAGCACCTGCACAATTAGCAGTAGATGACACACAAATAACTACCTCTATTCAGCCTAGAACCATCCAACTGCATAACAGCCCTCCGGGAATAAATAATGCTCGCTGGGAGCTTTCACGAATTGATTTAGTGGGTAGACAAAATGGATGGGAGCGCTGGCTTGTAACCGTACCGACACCGCAACCATTCCATATTGAAGGTGCCCGTTTTAAAGTGATTAACCATAATGGTCAGAAGCCTACACCTGCGGATTTTGGTTGGAAAGATACTGTTTGGATCGACAACCAAAGTGAATTGCTGGTGGAATTAAAACAGCCATCTTATTCGCATTTTCCCTTCTTGTATTATAGCCAATTATTAGAAAATGCAGATAAAGGCATGGTAGGACAAATGGAAATCACGCCTTTGGAATAA
- the pta gene encoding autotransporter Pta produces the protein MNKEIALSHHHKMNKKNKINNNIFQLSIVASALLFSGYSVAYSEAGQLGDAKSWESQEYQKDWGLAAMNASSAYALGFHGQGAKIGVMDSGALLSHPELNDARFHAVKAKGQYGSTGMRYPHELGGHYEKGQAFDVDGGWIKGVNDTHGTHVTGTVGANRDGNGMHGVAWGADVYLGNTGATDSNNYGPYQDYTYFYTGWKAMVDAGAQVINNSWGTNPRIINTNETLGPDGGKTTVHMPVDTTAQTEYEYFYFKKVYGDKPSFVDAAYDAVKGTNVVQVFTTGNRDFAQPYYRPLYPYFNPEAEKHWIAVAGLEQTADKSGYQLVKVFNEAGNAKWWTVVAPGRAIYSSIVNEDGSADWAAYSGTSMAAPHVTGAMGVLMSRYESMNAMQVRDVMFTTANHRNPDGSLYDSWTAAEGTPDVRYGWGTPDLDKGMYGPGQFLGKFEYNLSMTPLDVWTNDISQTALDLREQEDLAWLKDYQEKGIAAGGDYNLGTDFVVNDGNPDPTSHIVSKEDAEKWRQEYYQKRADAIQAKIDAGLYDGALVKKGEGTLVMTGDNTYRGGTTVEQGTLYGFTESFGTEAVNVNGGKFSVIDRYNDTFTQKGQLASNESHKANININDKGAYLVTVGHDVNVGDMALNKGASLDVGADNEGQLKDIYLNNTVATGTVNADNLVDNRTKTKMLANNNPNSDYALFDKNVSVKDNTITGTLSKKENTSLATFANNENGRSIANTLDSNGRGDLFNAVLPMNERDLNKTYESLGSDMYLNANSASVVNVLGLTRTVKDQAMGIGQGRYAKLDNSNARIWMTGIGQWGSADYGHSNMDVDFYVGLLGAEIDVTENTKAGLFFGAGSTKYKGNEHGKIDSNDIHIGAYGVSNLYDVASLNYGFTHTNQDRDAKRTLWVGQNAGYNSTSYDAKITQIFLEGAYTQFNTNQYSIEPYAGFSWLRVSTDDINENVGNMKFTTKTDSQDIQVGTIGLRGGYPFMAGNVNMALKGDISASHLFGDNRPESRLFLSNSGDTTLRGGKLDNLFGVGLGVDAQLSKSTTFGISYQGQYNSDVSSSGINATLKINF, from the coding sequence ATGAACAAAGAAATAGCTTTAAGTCACCATCACAAAATGAATAAAAAAAATAAAATAAATAATAATATATTTCAGCTTTCCATTGTTGCATCAGCACTTCTTTTTTCTGGATATTCCGTAGCATATTCAGAAGCTGGGCAATTAGGCGATGCAAAAAGTTGGGAAAGCCAAGAGTATCAAAAAGACTGGGGGCTAGCAGCTATGAATGCCTCTAGTGCTTATGCACTTGGTTTTCATGGGCAAGGTGCCAAAATCGGTGTAATGGACTCTGGTGCTTTATTATCACATCCAGAATTGAATGATGCTCGTTTTCATGCAGTGAAAGCTAAAGGTCAATATGGCTCAACTGGCATGCGTTACCCTCATGAATTGGGTGGGCATTATGAAAAAGGTCAAGCCTTTGATGTTGATGGAGGCTGGATCAAAGGTGTGAATGATACACACGGAACACACGTTACAGGTACTGTAGGTGCAAACCGTGATGGTAATGGTATGCATGGGGTAGCGTGGGGAGCTGATGTTTATTTAGGAAATACAGGCGCAACGGACAGCAACAACTACGGCCCTTACCAAGATTACACCTATTTCTACACTGGCTGGAAAGCCATGGTCGATGCAGGTGCGCAAGTGATTAATAATAGCTGGGGTACAAACCCTCGAATTATTAATACAAATGAAACATTGGGACCTGATGGCGGTAAGACAACTGTTCATATGCCAGTAGATACCACGGCGCAAACCGAATACGAATATTTCTACTTTAAAAAAGTCTATGGCGATAAACCATCCTTTGTTGATGCCGCTTATGACGCAGTAAAAGGTACTAACGTTGTTCAAGTTTTTACAACAGGTAACCGTGACTTTGCTCAACCTTATTATCGTCCTCTTTATCCTTACTTTAATCCTGAAGCAGAGAAACATTGGATTGCGGTTGCAGGACTTGAGCAAACAGCTGATAAATCGGGATATCAGCTTGTTAAAGTTTTTAATGAAGCGGGTAATGCCAAATGGTGGACTGTCGTAGCACCAGGTCGTGCTATTTATTCCTCTATTGTTAACGAAGATGGTAGTGCTGATTGGGCTGCATATAGTGGTACATCAATGGCGGCACCTCATGTGACAGGCGCAATGGGTGTATTGATGTCGCGTTACGAGTCAATGAATGCGATGCAAGTTCGTGATGTGATGTTTACAACTGCTAATCACCGTAATCCAGATGGCTCTTTATATGATAGTTGGACTGCTGCTGAAGGTACGCCTGATGTGCGTTATGGCTGGGGTACCCCAGATTTAGATAAAGGGATGTATGGGCCGGGTCAATTCTTAGGTAAATTTGAATATAACTTAAGTATGACACCACTTGATGTCTGGACAAATGATATTTCACAAACTGCGTTAGATCTACGTGAACAAGAAGATTTAGCATGGCTGAAAGACTATCAAGAAAAGGGTATTGCGGCTGGTGGTGATTACAATCTAGGAACCGATTTTGTTGTCAACGATGGTAACCCAGATCCAACTTCCCATATTGTTAGTAAAGAAGATGCTGAAAAATGGCGTCAAGAGTATTACCAAAAACGTGCTGATGCTATTCAAGCTAAAATTGATGCCGGTTTGTATGATGGTGCTTTAGTTAAGAAAGGTGAAGGCACATTGGTTATGACTGGCGATAATACTTATCGTGGCGGTACAACAGTCGAGCAAGGAACATTATATGGCTTTACCGAATCGTTTGGCACTGAAGCAGTTAATGTCAACGGTGGTAAATTCAGTGTTATTGATCGCTATAACGATACTTTTACACAAAAAGGCCAATTAGCATCAAATGAGAGTCATAAAGCGAATATCAATATCAACGATAAAGGGGCTTATTTAGTTACCGTTGGACATGATGTTAATGTTGGTGATATGGCCTTAAATAAAGGTGCAAGTTTAGATGTTGGTGCCGATAACGAAGGTCAATTAAAAGATATCTATCTTAATAATACAGTCGCGACAGGCACCGTTAATGCGGACAATTTAGTTGATAACCGCACTAAAACTAAAATGTTAGCAAATAACAATCCAAATAGTGATTATGCATTATTCGATAAAAATGTTTCTGTAAAAGACAACACAATTACAGGTACATTAAGTAAGAAAGAAAACACGTCTTTAGCCACATTTGCTAATAATGAAAATGGTCGCTCTATTGCGAATACATTAGATAGCAATGGTCGTGGTGATTTATTCAATGCGGTATTACCAATGAATGAAAGAGATCTGAATAAGACTTATGAGTCATTGGGCAGTGATATGTATCTTAATGCTAACAGTGCAAGTGTCGTGAATGTGTTAGGTTTAACACGTACTGTGAAAGATCAAGCAATGGGTATTGGTCAAGGCCGTTATGCTAAATTGGATAATAGCAATGCACGTATTTGGATGACAGGTATTGGCCAATGGGGCAGTGCTGATTATGGTCATAGTAATATGGATGTTGATTTCTATGTCGGCTTATTAGGTGCAGAAATTGATGTGACTGAAAATACCAAAGCGGGCCTCTTCTTTGGTGCCGGTTCAACCAAATATAAAGGTAATGAACACGGCAAAATAGACAGTAACGATATCCATATTGGTGCTTATGGTGTGTCTAATCTGTATGACGTGGCTTCATTAAACTATGGTTTCACACATACTAACCAAGATAGAGATGCAAAAAGGACACTTTGGGTAGGACAAAATGCAGGTTATAACTCTACAAGTTATGATGCAAAAATTACTCAAATTTTCTTAGAAGGTGCTTATACTCAATTTAATACTAATCAGTACTCTATTGAGCCATATGCAGGATTTAGCTGGTTGCGTGTATCAACTGATGATATCAATGAAAATGTCGGTAATATGAAATTTACCACTAAGACTGATTCGCAAGATATTCAAGTCGGTACTATTGGTTTACGTGGTGGATATCCATTTATGGCTGGCAACGTTAATATGGCTTTAAAAGGCGATATTTCTGCAAGTCATTTATTTGGTGATAATCGTCCTGAATCACGCCTCTTCTTATCCAATTCTGGTGATACAACATTACGTGGTGGCAAACTGGATAATCTATTTGGTGTTGGCTTAGGTGTTGATGCGCAATTAAGCAAATCAACGACTTTCGGTATTTCTTACCAAGGTCAATATAATAGTGATGTAAGCTCAAGTGGTATCAATGCAACACTAAAAATTAATTTCTAA
- a CDS encoding LysE family translocator, with protein sequence MLETSLVVFTIALLGMISPGPDFFLVVKNAARYQRSAAMMTAMGIVAALLVHMSYCVAGIAVLITTTPWLFSILKYAGAVYLLWIGFQSLLSKSNHSIDEESDKHSQISFKKAFMQGFLCNLLNPKATLFFLAVFTQVLSVDSSIGEKLWYAFIIWGLAIVYWPLLVLLIQSAPVRKVLNKVQKVIDKVLGVVLIGLGIKVALS encoded by the coding sequence ATGCTTGAAACTTCTTTAGTTGTTTTTACAATTGCTTTACTCGGTATGATTTCACCAGGCCCTGACTTTTTTCTCGTTGTAAAAAATGCAGCGCGTTATCAACGATCTGCGGCAATGATGACTGCAATGGGAATTGTGGCAGCATTACTTGTACATATGTCATATTGTGTTGCAGGTATTGCCGTTCTTATCACAACAACGCCTTGGCTCTTTTCCATTTTGAAATATGCAGGTGCTGTTTATTTGCTATGGATCGGTTTTCAGAGTTTGCTTTCAAAATCTAATCATTCGATTGATGAAGAATCAGATAAGCATTCGCAGATCAGCTTTAAAAAAGCCTTTATGCAAGGTTTCCTCTGTAATTTACTTAATCCTAAAGCCACCTTGTTCTTTCTTGCCGTTTTCACACAGGTGTTAAGTGTTGATTCAAGTATTGGTGAAAAATTGTGGTATGCCTTTATTATTTGGGGCTTAGCCATAGTTTACTGGCCTTTATTGGTTTTATTAATTCAAAGTGCACCTGTCAGAAAAGTGCTTAATAAAGTCCAAAAAGTGATTGATAAAGTACTCGGTGTTGTACTGATTGGTTTAGGCATTAAAGTTGCATTGAGCTAA
- the folA gene encoding type 3 dihydrofolate reductase, with protein sequence MNISLIAALAMDRIIGMEKAMPWTLPGDLAWFKKNTLNKPVIMGRVTYESIGRPLPNRLNIVLSSQPGTDSDVVWVKSVEEALQAAENHEEIMVIGGGKVYEQFLPMANTLYLTHIDAEVIGDTTFPDYEPDEWDSTFMEYHEADENNSHNYCFEILKRRK encoded by the coding sequence ATGAATATTAGTTTAATCGCAGCATTAGCGATGGATCGCATTATTGGTATGGAAAAGGCAATGCCTTGGACATTACCGGGTGACCTCGCATGGTTTAAAAAGAATACGCTAAATAAACCCGTTATTATGGGCCGGGTGACTTATGAGTCTATTGGACGTCCTTTACCGAATCGTCTTAATATTGTTTTAAGTAGCCAGCCAGGAACAGATAGCGATGTTGTTTGGGTTAAATCTGTAGAAGAAGCTTTGCAAGCAGCTGAAAATCATGAAGAAATCATGGTGATAGGTGGTGGTAAAGTGTATGAGCAATTTCTGCCTATGGCAAATACACTCTATCTCACTCACATCGATGCTGAAGTTATCGGTGATACAACATTCCCAGATTATGAGCCTGATGAGTGGGATTCTACTTTCATGGAATACCACGAAGCAGATGAAAATAACTCACATAACTACTGCTTCGAAATATTAAAAAGAAGAAAATAA
- the apaH gene encoding bis(5'-nucleosyl)-tetraphosphatase (symmetrical) ApaH: MATYLIGDIHGCYHELRHLLDKVSFDPTQDTLWLTGDLVARGPDSLEVLRFVKSLGTSLKLVLGNHDLHLLGVFAKISRNKPRDKLNDLLNAPDVDELINWLRRQPVLQVDEDKKIIMAHAGITPQWDLETAKMCAREVEAILSSDSYPLFINSMYGDLPNNWSPELSGLARLRFSTNALTRMRYCFPNGQLDMICKDKPQEAPTPLKPWFDLPSQLPEGYSIIFGHWASLEGKGTPDNVYALDTGCCWGGNLTCLRWEDKQYFTQSSLSAPK; this comes from the coding sequence ATGGCAACTTATTTAATTGGTGATATTCATGGCTGTTACCATGAACTGCGCCACCTTCTTGATAAAGTCAGTTTCGATCCTACACAAGACACCTTGTGGTTAACGGGTGATCTTGTTGCACGAGGCCCTGACTCACTCGAAGTACTACGCTTTGTAAAAAGCTTAGGCACTTCACTTAAACTCGTCTTGGGTAATCATGATCTTCATCTTTTAGGTGTATTTGCAAAAATTAGCCGCAATAAACCAAGAGATAAGCTGAATGACTTACTCAATGCACCAGATGTAGATGAATTAATTAATTGGCTAAGACGCCAACCTGTACTGCAAGTTGATGAAGACAAGAAAATCATTATGGCTCACGCAGGGATCACGCCGCAATGGGATTTAGAAACAGCAAAAATGTGTGCTCGTGAAGTCGAAGCTATTCTAAGTAGTGATAGCTACCCTTTATTTATTAACTCAATGTATGGCGATCTACCGAACAATTGGTCACCAGAGCTTTCAGGTCTAGCGCGCTTACGCTTTAGCACTAATGCACTCACACGTATGCGTTACTGCTTTCCTAATGGTCAGCTTGATATGATATGCAAAGATAAACCCCAAGAAGCGCCCACACCATTAAAGCCTTGGTTCGATTTACCAAGTCAATTACCTGAAGGTTATAGCATTATATTTGGGCATTGGGCCTCTCTTGAAGGGAAAGGCACTCCTGATAATGTTTATGCGTTAGATACAGGATGTTGTTGGGGAGGAAATCTCACTTGCTTACGTTGGGAAGATAAACAGTACTTCACTCAATCTAGTCTTTCTGCTCCCAAATAA
- the apaG gene encoding Co2+/Mg2+ efflux protein ApaG, with the protein MFTSSKVAIQVQSVYIESQSSPEDERYVFAYTISIHNLNKCAIRLLRRYWLITNAQGNTTEVRGEGVVGEQPLIEPGTQYRYTSGAVLETPMGTMEGHYEMIDTDGRLFQIEIPVFRLALPTLIN; encoded by the coding sequence ATGTTCACCTCATCAAAAGTGGCGATACAGGTACAAAGCGTTTACATTGAAAGCCAATCTTCCCCTGAAGATGAGCGATATGTTTTCGCTTATACCATATCAATTCATAATTTGAATAAATGTGCCATTCGCCTCCTGCGCCGCTATTGGTTGATCACCAATGCACAAGGTAATACCACTGAAGTTCGAGGTGAAGGTGTTGTCGGCGAACAGCCGCTTATTGAGCCTGGCACACAGTACCGCTATACCAGTGGTGCCGTTCTTGAAACACCGATGGGAACAATGGAAGGCCATTATGAAATGATTGACACTGATGGTCGATTATTTCAAATAGAGATCCCCGTTTTCCGCCTTGCTCTTCCAACATTAATAAACTAA
- the rsmA gene encoding 16S rRNA (adenine(1518)-N(6)/adenine(1519)-N(6))-dimethyltransferase RsmA translates to MNNRVHQGHFARKRFGQNFLTDSYIIESIVESIYPQPGEAIVEIGPGLGAITEPVGARMDKMTVVEIDRDLAARLEVHPTLKDKLTIIQQDAMTIDFAQLAKERQQPLRVFGNLPYNISTPLMFHLFSFADAISDMTFMLQKEVVNRLVAGHGSKTYGRLSVMAQYYCQIIPVLEVPPTSFKPAPKVDSAVVRLIPYKEKPYPVTDIAMLSRITAQAFNQRRKTLRNSLGGLLTAEDMIALDIDPTARAENISVEQYCKVANWLSQKQDSQA, encoded by the coding sequence ATGAATAATAGAGTCCATCAGGGGCACTTTGCCCGCAAACGCTTCGGGCAGAACTTTTTAACAGACAGCTATATTATTGAAAGTATTGTTGAATCCATTTATCCTCAACCCGGTGAAGCCATTGTTGAAATTGGCCCAGGTTTAGGGGCAATTACAGAGCCAGTAGGCGCAAGAATGGATAAAATGACGGTCGTAGAAATTGACCGTGATTTAGCCGCTCGTTTAGAAGTTCATCCTACATTAAAAGACAAGCTGACCATTATTCAGCAAGATGCTATGACTATCGATTTTGCACAATTAGCAAAAGAGCGTCAGCAGCCTCTGCGTGTTTTTGGTAACTTGCCTTATAACATTTCGACACCGCTCATGTTCCACTTATTCAGTTTTGCTGATGCAATTTCTGATATGACATTTATGTTGCAAAAAGAAGTGGTTAATCGCCTTGTTGCTGGTCACGGCAGCAAAACTTATGGTCGCTTAAGTGTGATGGCGCAATATTATTGCCAAATCATCCCTGTACTTGAAGTTCCACCTACTTCATTTAAACCAGCACCTAAAGTTGATTCAGCGGTTGTTCGCTTGATCCCTTATAAAGAAAAACCATACCCAGTAACGGATATTGCAATGCTTAGCCGTATTACCGCTCAAGCATTTAATCAACGCCGTAAAACACTACGTAATAGCTTAGGCGGATTACTTACAGCTGAAGATATGATAGCACTTGATATCGATCCAACTGCAAGAGCAGAAAATATTTCTGTTGAGCAATACTGTAAAGTGGCAAACTGGTTATCGCAAAAGCAAGACTCACAAGCATAA
- the pdxA gene encoding 4-hydroxythreonine-4-phosphate dehydrogenase PdxA: MQTKQIKPLVITPGEPAGVGPDLIISLAQMSWDLPWVVCADPQLLKTRAELLNLPLSLVEYDPASPPQTHTPSQICVLPIALHTNVIPSTLDTRNGLYVVETLARACDGCLNGEFSALVTGPVHKGIINDAGVHFTGHTEFFADRSHCERVVMMLATDTLRVALATTHLPLRDVADAITGELLHEIITILNHDLKTKFGIAEPQIYVCGLNPHAGESGHMGREEIDIIEPTLTQLRQQGVHLHGPYPADTLFQPKYLTHADAVLAMYHDQGLPVLKYEGFGRAVNITLGLPFIRTSVDHGTALELAGTKSADAGSFCTALNLAINMIQNCNE; the protein is encoded by the coding sequence ATGCAAACTAAGCAAATAAAACCACTTGTTATCACCCCCGGCGAACCAGCCGGGGTTGGTCCTGACCTTATTATCTCATTAGCACAAATGAGTTGGGATTTACCTTGGGTTGTTTGTGCTGATCCTCAATTACTTAAAACAAGAGCAGAATTGTTAAACCTGCCTCTTTCATTAGTTGAATACGATCCTGCCTCGCCACCTCAAACACACACACCAAGTCAAATTTGTGTACTCCCAATCGCACTGCACACTAATGTCATTCCAAGTACATTAGATACGCGCAACGGATTATACGTTGTAGAAACATTAGCTCGTGCTTGTGATGGCTGCCTAAATGGCGAATTTTCAGCACTCGTAACTGGACCAGTTCATAAAGGCATTATTAATGATGCCGGTGTGCATTTTACAGGGCACACCGAGTTTTTTGCTGATCGTAGCCATTGTGAACGTGTCGTCATGATGCTGGCAACAGACACATTAAGAGTCGCATTGGCAACCACACATTTACCACTACGAGATGTGGCGGATGCAATTACAGGTGAGCTTCTGCATGAAATAATCACCATTTTAAACCACGATTTAAAAACCAAATTTGGTATAGCAGAACCTCAAATTTACGTTTGTGGCCTTAATCCTCATGCAGGAGAAAGCGGTCATATGGGACGTGAAGAAATTGATATTATTGAGCCTACATTAACACAATTACGTCAGCAAGGAGTTCATCTTCATGGACCTTATCCTGCTGATACCTTATTCCAACCTAAATATTTAACACATGCTGATGCGGTGCTTGCGATGTATCACGATCAGGGATTACCTGTGCTAAAATATGAGGGTTTCGGTCGCGCCGTGAATATAACTCTTGGCCTTCCTTTTATCCGTACTTCTGTTGATCATGGCACCGCCCTTGAGCTTGCAGGTACGAAAAGCGCAGATGCTGGCAGTTTTTGCACCGCATTAAATTTAGCCATTAATATGATACAAAATTGTAATGAATAA